The following proteins are co-located in the Spinactinospora alkalitolerans genome:
- a CDS encoding acetoacetate--CoA ligase, with product MSQRPQPPVLWEPDGDRRERANITAFARWVRDTRGAKGVDADDYDSLWRWSVTDLDGFWAAVWDYFGVRADTPYEQVLADREMPGATWFPGATLNYARHIFHGRDDDAVAIRHASELRVLGEWTWGELKRRTAAIAAGLRQLGVGPGDRVVAYLPNIAEAVAAFYACAAVGAVWSSCSPDFGVRSVTDRFAQIEPKVLLAVDGYRYGGKDFDRRDVVAALRERLPTVEHAVVLSYLRDEPVEGALSWEEFEAAGEGAALTFEPVAFDHPLWVLYSSGTTGLPKAIVHGHGGILLEQLKNLNLHLDARAGDRVFWFTTTGWMMWNFLVSVLLTEASIVLYDGNPGHPDLGALWDLAERARVTVFGTSAGYLASCMKEGVRPARDRDLSALHAIGSTGSPLSPEGFAWCYREFGSGLWLFSTSGGTDVCSCLVGGVPTLPVHEGEIQARSLGMAVASWDPEGREVIGEVGELVVTEPAPSMPIYFWGDPGGERLRDSYFSVYPGVWRHGDWIEITERGTAIIYGRSDSTINRGGVRMGTSEIYRAVLALDEVVDALVVDVPQQEGGSRIELFVVLREGAVLDDDLTRRLARGIREDCSPRHVPDAVRAISEVPRTLSGKVLEVPVKRILMGEAPERVASRDSLVNPGALDYFSALAGERG from the coding sequence ATGTCCCAACGGCCACAGCCACCGGTGCTCTGGGAACCCGACGGCGACCGGCGCGAGCGCGCGAACATCACGGCCTTCGCCCGCTGGGTGCGCGACACCCGCGGCGCGAAGGGCGTCGACGCCGACGACTACGACTCCCTGTGGCGCTGGTCGGTGACCGACCTCGACGGATTCTGGGCGGCCGTCTGGGACTACTTCGGCGTCCGGGCCGACACGCCCTACGAGCAGGTCCTGGCCGACCGGGAGATGCCCGGCGCCACCTGGTTCCCCGGCGCGACGCTGAACTACGCCCGGCACATCTTCCACGGCCGCGACGACGACGCCGTGGCCATCCGGCACGCCTCCGAGCTGCGCGTACTGGGGGAGTGGACCTGGGGCGAGCTGAAGCGGCGCACCGCGGCCATCGCGGCGGGGCTGCGCCAACTCGGGGTCGGCCCCGGCGACCGCGTCGTCGCCTACCTGCCCAACATCGCCGAGGCGGTGGCGGCGTTCTACGCCTGCGCCGCCGTCGGCGCGGTGTGGTCGTCGTGTTCGCCGGACTTCGGCGTGCGCAGCGTCACCGACCGGTTCGCCCAGATCGAGCCGAAGGTGCTCCTCGCCGTCGACGGCTACCGCTACGGCGGCAAGGACTTCGACCGGCGCGACGTCGTCGCGGCGCTGCGCGAGCGGCTGCCCACGGTGGAGCACGCGGTCGTGCTGTCCTACCTGCGCGACGAGCCCGTCGAGGGCGCCCTGTCGTGGGAGGAGTTCGAGGCCGCGGGCGAGGGCGCCGCCCTGACGTTCGAGCCCGTCGCCTTCGACCACCCGCTGTGGGTGCTGTACTCCTCCGGCACCACCGGTCTGCCCAAGGCCATCGTGCACGGGCACGGCGGCATCCTGCTGGAGCAGCTGAAGAACCTCAACCTGCACCTGGACGCCCGCGCCGGCGACCGCGTCTTCTGGTTCACCACCACCGGCTGGATGATGTGGAACTTCCTGGTCAGCGTGTTGCTGACGGAGGCCTCCATCGTGCTGTACGACGGCAACCCCGGTCACCCCGACCTCGGCGCGCTGTGGGACCTGGCCGAGCGGGCGCGGGTCACGGTCTTCGGCACCAGCGCCGGCTACCTGGCCTCGTGCATGAAGGAGGGCGTCCGCCCGGCGCGCGACCGCGACCTGTCGGCGCTGCACGCGATCGGCTCCACCGGTTCGCCGCTGTCGCCCGAGGGCTTCGCCTGGTGCTACCGGGAGTTCGGTTCCGGGCTGTGGCTGTTCTCCACCAGCGGCGGCACCGACGTGTGCAGCTGCCTGGTCGGCGGGGTGCCCACGCTGCCGGTCCACGAGGGCGAGATCCAGGCGCGCTCCCTGGGCATGGCCGTCGCCTCCTGGGACCCCGAGGGCAGGGAGGTCATCGGCGAGGTCGGCGAGCTGGTCGTGACCGAGCCCGCGCCGTCGATGCCGATCTACTTCTGGGGCGACCCCGGCGGGGAGCGGCTGCGCGACAGCTACTTCTCGGTGTACCCGGGCGTCTGGCGGCACGGCGACTGGATCGAGATCACCGAGCGCGGGACCGCGATCATCTACGGCCGCTCCGACTCCACCATCAACCGCGGCGGCGTCCGCATGGGCACCAGCGAGATCTACCGGGCGGTGCTCGCGCTGGACGAGGTCGTCGACGCGCTGGTCGTGGACGTCCCGCAGCAGGAGGGCGGTTCGCGCATCGAGCTGTTCGTGGTGCTGCGCGAAGGCGCCGTGCTCGACGACGACCTCACCCGGCGGCTGGCCAGGGGCATCCGGGAGGACTGCTCGCCCCGGCACGTCCCCGATGCGGTGCGCGCGATCTCGGAGGTGCCGCGCACCCTGTC